Part of the Halobaculum halobium genome, CAGGCCCCGCGCCTGCGAGACGAACGACTCGGCCATCTCGACCTCGTCGGCGAGCACGTGCTCTTGCGGCGCCGACGGATCGTCGTCTTCGGGATCGACGGCCCCAGACCGGTGGATCACTCGCACGGGGCGTGTTGGACGGGCCGACAGTATGAACGTATCCGTTTGCCCGACCAGTGTGTGAGCCGGCTGTGCCGCGCAGTCACCTTTTGTGAGATGATCCGGTGCATTGCACCGGATCAGTACACTTACTCGCCTAATACGTGTTCTCAGAAGATCACTGAATAGCACTATAATCGTCAGACGGTACTACGAAACGGAGAATATACGACTCGAGTGACCGTGGTACTTAATATCGTGTGTAAAGTTAACACACTGTATGCGTCAAGACCCGTACCAAACCGGTACGATGCGCGTCTTCGAGTGTCGGGAGTGCTCGGTGCGCGTCGAGGCGGCGCACAGTCCGGGATCGTGTCCCGAATGCGGCGGCGACCTGCAGGACATCAGCGTCCCGCGGGAGTGAGCGTTTTTTGCTGCGCGCGACCCGAGGCCCGGTATGGAGCGGACGCCAGACGGGTCACCGGTCGGCGTCGATAATCCGTACGAGTTCGCCGGTCGCTGCGATCACCTGACGAGCGACGGGCGCTGCCGGTTCGCGCTCGAACGCGCGGGCGACGACCCCGATTTCGCCGCGGGCCGCCGCCGCGCGGACTACGCGTGCGTCGCCGCCGCCGAGGACGCGGACTGGCGCGACTGTCCGCACTACCGATCGACGACCGACGCCAAGGAGTGCGTGCGGTGCGGGCTGGAAGAGGTCCGCATCGCCCACGACGAGCGCCGGCCGCTCGTCGAGGAGCACCACCTCTCGTACGGCGGGGGAGCGAGCATCGCCGACGGCGCGCGAGAACCGGGAGACGGCGAGCCGGATCGGAGCCCGTCACACGAGATAACGGTGGGCCTGTGCCGGTGGTGTCACACGAAGGTTCACCGCTCGTTCGCCCGCGTCGACGACGACGCGAGCCCGGATCCGGAAGCGGTCGCCGAGCGCGAGAGCCGCCGGAGCGACGAACTCGGCGAACTGGGCTTCTCTTCGGCCAGCGAGCGCTACGGCGACGAGTGAGTCGTCAGTCGTTGAAATACGCACGTCTGTGCATCCCAAGGCGTGAAGCGGGTCGCTTTTCACCACGTCCGCGCAACCCACGGTATGAGCGAGCCGCGCATCGTGGTCATCGACAACCACGGACAGTTCACGCACTTGGAGGGCCGGGCGCTTCGCGACGTGGGCGTCGACACCGAGATCCTCGACAACGACACCGACCCCGCCGAGATCGACGCCGACGGGCTCGTCCTCTCGGGCGGCCCGAGCATGGACCGGGTCGGCCGGTGTCGCGAGTATCTCGAACTGGGCGTTCCCGTCCTCGGCATCTGCTTGGGGCTGCAGTTCATCGCGGAAGAGCTGGGTGGGCGCGTCGAGTCGGGCGAGTACGGCGGCTACGCCGACGTGGACGTTCGGATCTTGGACGACGAAGATCCCCTCGTCGGATCGCTTGCTCCCGAAACCCGGACGTGGGCCAGCCACGCCGACGAGGTCGTCGAGGCGCCTGACGGGTTCGCGGTCACCGCCGATAGCGACGTCTGCGGCGTCGAGGCGATGAGCGACACCGACCGCGACCTGTACGGGGTCCAGTGGCACCCTGAGGTGAGCCACACCGAGCGCGGGCAGGAGGTCTTCGAGAACTTCGTCGCGATCTGCGAGTAGCGGGGTCGCTTCTCCGATCCGGACTGTCGTCCTGCGATCGTGTTGACCGGGTCGCGTGCGCACCGAGATGTGCCGGCGTGTTATCGGTCCGCGTCCGGCGGTCGACGCGACGAGTGCGCCTGCTTTTTATCGGCGGGTCGCGTTCGTCACCGTCAACGCGTATGACTGCGACCCAGAGTAACCTCGCCGGCCTCTCGCGGTTCATCTTCCGCGCGCCGTCGTGGTACACGTCGGTCGCGTTCGCGCTCCTGCTGGCGGCAGTGGCCGGCGTCGGCGCGTTCGAGCGTCCGGAGACGTCGGTCGTGTGGCGCGGCGTGCTGTTCGTCGGACGCGACGCCTGGGAGGGTGTGTTCTTCATCGGGATCCCCACGATCGTCGCCGGGCTCGGCACCGCGTGGGTCGATCGGCTCGTCGGCGGGAAACTCACCCCGAACCGGTCGTCGCTGCTCGCGCTGGTGTGTGAGGTCGTCATCGTCGCCTTCCTCGCCGTGGGCG contains:
- a CDS encoding rubrerythrin-like domain-containing protein, whose translation is MRQDPYQTGTMRVFECRECSVRVEAAHSPGSCPECGGDLQDISVPRE
- a CDS encoding DUF7097 family protein yields the protein MERTPDGSPVGVDNPYEFAGRCDHLTSDGRCRFALERAGDDPDFAAGRRRADYACVAAAEDADWRDCPHYRSTTDAKECVRCGLEEVRIAHDERRPLVEEHHLSYGGGASIADGAREPGDGEPDRSPSHEITVGLCRWCHTKVHRSFARVDDDASPDPEAVAERESRRSDELGELGFSSASERYGDE
- a CDS encoding GMP synthase subunit A encodes the protein MSEPRIVVIDNHGQFTHLEGRALRDVGVDTEILDNDTDPAEIDADGLVLSGGPSMDRVGRCREYLELGVPVLGICLGLQFIAEELGGRVESGEYGGYADVDVRILDDEDPLVGSLAPETRTWASHADEVVEAPDGFAVTADSDVCGVEAMSDTDRDLYGVQWHPEVSHTERGQEVFENFVAICE